One genomic segment of Carassius auratus strain Wakin chromosome 29, ASM336829v1, whole genome shotgun sequence includes these proteins:
- the LOC113048531 gene encoding probable tRNA N6-adenosine threonylcarbamoyltransferase yields MTVVIGFEGSANKIGVGIIRDGEVLSNPRRTYITPPGQGFLPGETAKHHRGVILTVLQEALDEAGLKAADIDCVAYTKGPGMGAPLVTVAIVARTVAQLWGKPLLGVNHCIGHIEMGRLITNAQNPTVLYVSGGNTQVIAYSERRYRIFGETIDIAVGNCLDRFARVIKISNDPSPGYNIEQMAKKGTKYIELPYTVKGMDVSFSGILSYIEDAAHKLLSASQCSPEDLCFSLQETVFAMLVEITERAMAHCGSQEVLIVGGVGCNLRLQEMMGVMCKERGARLFATDESFCIDNGAMIAQAGWEMFRSGQVTELSDSWITQRYRTDEVEVTWRD; encoded by the exons ATGACTGTTGTGATTGGATTTGAGGGCAGTGCTAATAAGATTGGCGTGGGTATCATCAGAGATGGGGAAGTTCTGTCAAACCCCAGACGCACTTACATCACCCCACCTGGCCAAG GGTTCCTACCTGGAGAGACGGCCAAACACCATCGTGGTGTGATTCTCACTGTGCTCCAGGAGGCACTAGATGAAGCAGGGCTGAAAGCGGCTGATATTGACTGTGTGGCGTACACTAAAG GGCCTGGAATGGGGGCTCCTCTGGTAACAGTGGCAATTGTGGCCAGGACAGTCGCTCAGTTGTGGGGGAAGCCATTGTTGGGGGTAAATCACTGTATTGGACATATAGAGATGGGGCGTTTGATCACCAACGCCCAAAACCCCACTGTCCTGTATGTGAGCGGAGGAAATACTCAG GTTATTGCATATTCTGAACGACGTTACAGAATATTTGGCGAGACAATTGATATTGCTGTGGGAAACTGCCTGGACCGGTTTGCAAGAGTCATCAAG ATCTCAAATGATCCCAGTCCTGGATACAACATTGAACAGATGGCAAAGAA AGGCACCAAGTATATAGAGCTGCCGTATACAGTGAAGGGTATGGATGTGTCATTTTCTGGGATTTTGTCCTATATAGAG GACGCTGCTCACAAACTGCTTAGTGCAAGTCAATGTTCGCCTGAGGATTTGTGTTTCTCTCTACAA GAGACTGTGTTTGCCATGCTGGTGGAGATCACAGAAAGAGCCATGGCTCACTGCGGCTCTCAGGAGGTTCTGATCGTCGGAGGAGTCGGCT GTAACCTGCGTCTACAGGAGATGATGGGGGTCATGTGTAAGGAGAGAGGTGCACGACTTTTTGCCACAGATGAGAG CTTTTGTATAGACAATGGAGCAATGATTGCACAGGCCGGATGGGAAATGTTCCGCTCGGGTCAAGTCACTGAGCTTTCAGACTCCTGGATTACACAAAG GTACAGAACAGATGAAGTGGAGGTCACATGGCGGGACTGA